The Onychomys torridus chromosome 9, mOncTor1.1, whole genome shotgun sequence genomic sequence TATGTACCTTTTGTATCCTCAATGAGATTCCATGGgggaaaactattttattttcctttttgtaagtGGATTATCAATTACTGACAGCTTCTTGGTTAAGGGTGGAAGGTCATGTCCACTTCTTCCTTCCAATACTGGTATCCTGTCTACCTTACCCCTGTGCAGGTCTCGTATACACAGTATACACTAGATTGTGATCTTATTTTGTTGTACCATCtatgtttctttgtttcactAATCTGCAGAATCAGATGCTGATGTCAATACCAGTGATGAATTCCTAAGAGTATTATGATTAATTTAATATGTTAATTTCTATACAGATACCcagtatatttttaaactttcttttttgtttgtttgtttgttttaaatggttTCTTGCCCTACCTCCTTCCAGATCTTCCCTACCTCTCCGATTACTCAAATCCACACCCTTCTGGCTCTCATTATAAAactgaaatatgaaaagaaagaaaaaataataaaataacataaggGAGAATGAACaacccaccaaaacaaaacaagcaaatgatcagaaataaataaataagaaagagtgaaagaagaaacagaaccagtgataaagcacaagaaacacatgaagacacacagacacatattatttgcacacacagaaattccataaagacaccacatttgaaaccataatatataatcAAATGACTTGTAGGGTAACAATCTAATataaaaacagatgaaaaaagcaacaacaaaaacatccagACAatgcattatgagacaaaaatccaaacaaaatgaagaaacaaaacacgGCCACCACCACCAACATAAAATCCtccaaaaatccaaaaatattACTGCTGAACATGGaacctgcccttaagtgtggtttgtgttCTCAGCAAGACTCCCTTGGAAgttggagaaaactaagttttctcTTGTCAGTGCTTACCAGAATTCTGGAAGGTGGTATATAATTTCTATGGAAGAAAAGTCATCACCAACCTTGCCTAAATGTTGATACTGCTTGGTATCATAGTAACCCATCCAGTCAAGATGATAATTAAGGTTCACTATTATGTAGCCCTGCACTGGATGGATAAAAAGGGAACCTGTAGAACATCAGCACAGCACGTGCAGATAATCAATGAAGAAATGGCCTGGACTCTCAAACAAATAGAATCCAGAAGGATCTCTAGAGGTATATGTACAAGCGAAGGAAGTCAATCTGTAAAGGCTGCTTTACTCTATGATTTGAACCATGTGATTTTGGGGAAAAGGCAAAATTATGGCTATAATGAAATGATGAGTAGCTGTTATGAGTTACTTGGTAGGGAAAAATGATTACCGGAGAGCAATGCTTTATGACATTGGAAGTACTCTAGGTTATACAATACAGAAAAACACATAGCATGATAGATTTTTGAGAATTCATAGAATGTATTGTGCCAATATGAAAAGCGCTGCAAGCTGGACCTTGGTGTGTTGACTACCacagtgtgccaccatgctgtgaGAAACTGGAAGAACAGGAGACCAATGGAGGTAACTAAAAGTGCAGCTCTCTGGACTTCATGCTGACTTTCTGTGAGCTTAGTATGCATCTAAATATAACATCTGCTAATTAAGAACAAACGTGGTACGCCAGATTTGAGAAATATGTGACTCATAAACCTAAAGAATGATTCATACAGCATAATTCTCCAAAGCAGTTTCATAAGCCTCTTCAATATTTCCTAGACTAAACATGGAACAGAAGACTTTTATGCCAAGTACCTGACTTACATGCACCACTCTACCTGGAACCCCATAACGGGAAATAGTAGTGATGTATGACAAATATTCCCCAATATCATGATTGATTTTTAATGTCAAGAGAAACTTGCAGAATAAAGTTATCAAAATAGAGAGAAAAACTGgatatataactaatataaacaACTTCGTAAAAATAAGAGCTTTCCTTTTGTATAAACAGTGCCAGGAATAATGTGGATAGTTTGTACATCTCATCCAGAATCAAAAACAATTTTGGGAAGGTTATGAGAGGTGCGGAATGACAGAGATCTATATCCACATTTATTCATCACATGCAAGTAAAACAATGAATTAGCTCCTCTGTTCAGTTTTCATTATTACCGGTCTGCTCGTAGCTGCTGTCCATGTTCCTAGGCAGATTTAGTCATTTTAATTGTGTAATAAGCAAATTTAAACCgcatacaaaaatataaatgtaagaaaTGGATAAAATATAGCTAAGTGACTTCTGACTCTTCTCTTATTTAATCCCCTAgttatttattctaaattttcAGCTATGTTTCTTGTGGAGAAAATTagagttttagaatatttttaattaaaaagttgtTTGAGGCATGTGTTTTTACTTAGTATTACTGCACTAAGACTCAAGCAATATTTTACTTCTGTCTTTAGATGCTATAATATGTCATTGCCTAGTCTGTTACAATGTACTTGGATGTTatgtttatcaaccactttgaACTGTGTACAGCTTCTTTTTTTTACCgtgaacattatttttttaaactcactttttaaatattaatatgtggAAATCATTAAGAAAGCCTCAGATAATGTTGTCAACATTCTTAGAAATAACACCCCAATATTAGATACGGGGGACAGGAATCAGGAATACTGCTTtaactgttttgtctttttatggtTTTAAGTTGATTTCTTTAACACTAATGatcattcaaaaaataaaatgaaataaagcctaCATAGATACGGGCAAACCCAACTATAGCAGAAATAGTTCTAAGAAAACATGATCAAACATTCCAATAAATTTTGTGAGGCACgattgacaaaaaccaaccagacaCAGTTATTAGCACTATCCAGCAGAACTGTGCAGCAAAAACCTCCAGAAGGTGAAGTAGCAAACAGATTCTTCTTCCTCCAAAGATGGTGAAGAAAAGCGGCATCAAAAGCAAGAGAATCAAGAACCTCTTCTGAAACGGTGTTCAGCCTTCTGACTAAACTGGCATGTGTGTATTTTAGATGATGTAAGATCCCCCTCACTGGGAGGAGTTAAAACtatcacagaaatgaaaacaaaataacacacacacacacaaacgatgCCTTAAACTTAAACTCTCCTTAGAACACTGACATCCCATTCAGCATCTGGTTTCTTGACATTCATGTCTGTCTCTAACTCAGCCCAGTGAGAGCGGCTGACACAGTGTCAGCAAAGCAGGCGGGGAAGCTGGAGGGGACAGCTGAGCCGCGCACAGGCTCGGCACTGCTTTGGCCATGTGCACTCAGTTCGACTTTGGGTAAATCTTTTCATAGAAAAAGTTCTGGGCCAGGATGTCAGCGAGGGCTCTAATGAACTGGAACTGCTCCAGCGCGAACTCATAGAACCCGTTCTCCATCTTCAAGATGTCGGACTGCTGCAGCTTCGCGATGGTCTGCTTGGTGGGCAGTTtcttctctgtggttttcctcaGGTGGGATTTCTTTCCTGCACGATAGAGGTCTATGGCACCCTGGAAAAAGCGGGGCAGAGCTGCTTCCAGTAACATGATGAAGTCTTCCAGCTCTTCAGTCACTCCCACCAGGAAGTACTCATTAACTAGGTTATACTTAGCTTGATCCATAGCCCATCTGCTTCCCACATTCCAGCATTCTGAGCTGTGGCCGCAGAAGAATGGGATCTGAAGCCAGAGCTTCTCTGGAGCACGGTATGAGCCACCATTAGCCACACACTCATCTAAGGTCTTTTTGTCTCCTTGTTTCCGTCTCCTTAATCCTGGTCTGTAATCATCTCCAAACCTCAGAAAGTAATAGGAGGAAACTAGCCTCTCAATAGGGTCCCTGATGACATTAATATAAATTGGGTTCTTCTTCACACCGAATTTTGCAAAATCCAAATAAGAAATGTGTCCATGATAAAACCCTGGTTTCATCTCGTTCCAGGTGGTTATATTCTTTACAAAGCGTACCTGATCCTGCAGTGACATTACTGGATTATTTTTGGTAGTGTTGATGTGAAGAACATGGTACCTATTCTCTGCACTCTTCCATTGTACAGTATAAAAAAGTCCTTGACAAAAACCCGAAGATTTGGTGTTGCAGAATGGGTAATAATGAAGTTAGGGAAAACAAATATACATTGGCTTCAATTGCATATAGAAGATtctattaaaattaattatacatAACACTCGGCATTGCAGATTGTAAATTTTGCTGCTTGACAAAAGCAAAAGAGAATGTAATAttggttttctgtgtgtttcaCTGATTACAGTTAAATCTGTGTATttgtctcttttgtttatttcttcgaCTATTTTGTGAtttcaatcattttatttatatattcttgaaaAGAATTAAGATGCATTCTATTAGTATGCTATTagctttatatttaaattatatacttttaataaaaaccataaaataatatttataaccAAAATTATGAAACATTTTATAAAGATAATACAATTTTAgccaatatttcaaaaataagatccaaaaaaatgtttctgactttaaatttttagaattttcttatttttttagttGTGTATATAGGACAGTATATGGTTGAGCAGATGCATGTACATGTTTCTAGGTGCATAGGAAACCCATGATGGCCCATCCATCAGCCTCCATCTTATCCTTTTGGAAACAAGATCTTTCACTATACCTGGAACTTGCCAGTTCACCTGGCTGGCCATCAAGGACCCCCAatgtctgcctcccaaacactggaaTCATGGAATCATAGAGGCATCCTGCCCTGTCTGATATTTTGCCTGGATCTTGGATCTGAACCCAAGTTCTCAAGCTCATGTGGAAATCAGCTGAATCACCTTCCCTGCTCAAGTTTTTATCTGCTGACACATcctacaggtttttttttgtttttttttttgttttttttttttgacagttgaTTTTTCACCTATCCTCTATGTTATTATCTGTGGCTGGGTTTGGGTTTATTCATTTTCCACTTGCATGAACACTTTTCTATCAAAAATCACTTCCATTTTAAAAGAGAGatgaatgtaacacatattatacaatgtatatatttttgcaaacatatttttattaattatttgttaattttacaTAATGTACCCTGACTACACTTatttcccattcctcccaggtaCATCTTCACACCCTTGTGCCCACTCTCCCCACaaaagataaggaaaaaaaagaaaagaaataaaaccaactaACAAACAATgcacaccaagtccaatttgtttGTCAcatatactcattggagcatgCTCAAACACAAGTAGCtaaccccttaaagaaaactgagttcagAGACAGAGCCTGcaagcacccaactggactaagaggccagttggcaggcagacctcatgcagacaggtcagactaccaccatttACCACACACTAAGACTGTAGCTAcgccctgagacagagcccactagcgccagttggactaagagctgctccctgagatgaaaagtccatcagcatcaactagaccaagagctcccactggatcaagagtatcaatcagaccaagagaggctccctcagacacagacaccacttgcaccaagtggagaaagagacagttagacgccagtgcaaaaatacagtcaacaacataaaaaccaatatggctccaacagaacctacatcagcaagacttgaacatcccaacacagaagaaacagaagatatctaccataaaaaatGACCTTAATacgatattagagatcttaaaagaggaaatgaaaattcccttaaagaaattgaggaaaagtcaaagaaaaaaaaaaatgggaagaaatcagtaaatctcttgatagccaagagaaagcaattaaacaagtggctaagatcaaaaacactgaaaacagcttttgttggagaggatgtggagcaaggggaagactCCTCCACTTTGGTGGGAATttaaacttgtatagccactctggaaatcagtatggcagtttctcagaaaattgggaaaaagtcttcctcaagacccagccataccattcttgggcatatacccaaggaatgctcaatattTCCACAAGGACAAGTGCTCAactttgttcatatcagcattatttgtaatagccagaacctggaaacaatctagatgcccctcaattgaagaatggataaagaaaatgtggcacatattcacaatggagtacttactcagcagagaaaaacaatgatatcatgaaatttgcaggcaaatggatggatctagaaaatatcatcttgagtgaggtaacccaaactcagaaggacaaacatagtatgtactcactcataagtggaaactagatgggagggaagggatggccagactgcaacccacaactccagagaagctagctaacagggaaagaccctaggagggacatatGGATGACTCTGCAAAGGAGacatgaatgagatctacatgagtgcactgggtgtggtggcgtaGCAgaaggtgaggagtgggggatgaaaacaactggaaatgggagggtcaagctggaacagggagggcagggagggagataccatgatagatgaggacatcatgggaataggaagaggcaaggtcctggggaggctctcaggaatccacaaggttggtccccaccttggtctgctgacagtggtccagagagtgcctggacCAGAATACTCTGGTGAccggtctagcaaataacctagttgtcatcatagagcctttgtcaaGTGACTGACtgaatcagatgcagagatccatggccaggcaccaggctgagctctgggaatctaattgatgagagaggagagattctgcaggttAGGGACGTTGAagtcatgatgggaggacgtgcagagatgaccagccacactggtggaagcTCATGAACTGTGTACTGgtggctgtagagcccccataggactggactaggccctctggatacagaagatggttgtttggctggaactgtttggggggcacaaaggcagggggatcggaatctgtccctggtctatgggcaggcttctggaatctggtgcctatagtgtgacaccttgcacagccttggtgcagtgggaaggggcttggacctccctaggctcagtatgctggtctctgctgactccccatgggagacctcgatttggaggatgtggggatttGGGGCagtttgggaaagagggctgtgggatgggaggagggaggacaggggatttgtggatggtatgtggaatgagtagaaaatttctttttttattattatatttgtgttataattttacacatcagccatggattcccctgtcctccccgctcccgcccccccccccacctttcccccaacacctccactccattcccatctcctccagggccaagactcccctggggattcattttaacctggtggattcagtacaggcaggtcctgtcacctccttccatactgagcaaagtgtccctgtgtaagcccaaggttctaaacagccagctcatgcactaaggacaggttggggtcccacagcctggatatctcccaaacagatcaagctattcaattgtctcacttatccagaaggcctgatccagctgggggctccacagtccttggttcataattcatgtgcttccatttgtttggctatttgtccctgtgctttttccaatcttggtctcaacaattcacgctcttacagtccctcctctgggaaacagaaaatttcttaataaagaaaaatgaaaaaaaaaaaaatatcttcccACTCCCTTCTATTCCACTACCCCGAGGAGAGAACATCACCTG encodes the following:
- the LOC118590784 gene encoding heparan sulfate 2-O-sulfotransferase 1-like produces the protein MRAIEGFDDNPFFPQPPKMKEFRQEAIEKSPLKMVIKMLRWSFSQVMFSPRGLFYTVQWKSAENRYHVLHINTTKNNPVMSLQDQVRFVKNITTWNEMKPGFYHGHISYLDFAKFGVKKNPIYINVIRDPIERLVSSYYFLRFGDDYRPGLRRRKQGDKKTLDECVANGGSYRAPEKLWLQIPFFCGHSSECWNVGSRWAMDQAKYNLVNEYFLVGVTEELEDFIMLLEAALPRFFQGAIDLYRAGKKSHLRKTTEKKLPTKQTIAKLQQSDILKMENGFYEFALEQFQFIRALADILAQNFFYEKIYPKSN